A single Methylomonas sp. AM2-LC DNA region contains:
- a CDS encoding tetratricopeptide repeat protein, translated as MKNKSPSPKHIAQFQQAAVLQQAGKLPEAALILKKLLSAYPSDAALLAELGTNLLNQGQYQLAESLLARSLGIAPEQPGTQANRGIALSELNRGLEALACFDRALALRPDFALAHYNKGNVLRELHRFAEAVASYDAAIKIDAAYGYAYINRGIALHELKHFHAALSSYERGMVLLPAYEDAFYNYANTLQQLQAYAEAAEFYQKAIALRPNFIASYCGLGVALQELKQYPAALTQFDLALALNPHYDCLPGYRFTTQMLLCDWRDFELETLKLCTAINDKQLVATPFTSLLLTDNPQLQQNAAHIWTQQNYPPNHLLPAISPYNGHERIRVAYFSADFRNHAVASLTARLFELHDRSRFEIVAFSFGPTVEDEMRTRLQAGFDHFYEIGDRSDVEAAEFARQLEIDIAVDLGGHTAHCRTGVFACRAAPLQVNYLGYSGTMGAEYMDYLIADPVLIPPETQPFYTEQLVYLPDSFLVNDNQRVISDRVFSRQEMDLPATGVVFCCFNHHFKITPEVFVAWMRILQAVPGSVLWLSNSPHAADNLRMAAQAQGISADRLIFAQRLPCSAEHLARHRLADLFLDTCPYNAHTTAADALWAGLPVLTCAGEAFASRVAASLLSALDLPELIVNTPQAYEEQAIELALQPEKLAKLKAKLAENRLNAALFDTERYTKNLEAAFIAMHKRNHAGLAPEHLKVM; from the coding sequence ATGAAAAATAAATCCCCCTCCCCTAAACATATTGCCCAGTTTCAACAAGCGGCTGTTTTGCAACAAGCGGGTAAGCTGCCAGAAGCGGCGCTGATTTTAAAAAAGCTGTTGAGCGCGTATCCATCCGATGCGGCCTTATTGGCAGAGTTAGGCACCAACTTGCTTAATCAGGGGCAGTATCAACTGGCAGAAAGTCTGTTGGCCCGCTCGCTGGGTATTGCCCCAGAACAACCCGGCACACAGGCCAACCGAGGGATTGCGCTTTCGGAACTTAATCGGGGGTTGGAAGCACTGGCCTGTTTTGACCGCGCTTTGGCTTTGCGACCTGATTTTGCCTTGGCACATTACAATAAGGGCAACGTTTTACGGGAATTACACCGCTTTGCCGAGGCAGTGGCCAGTTATGACGCCGCCATTAAAATTGATGCGGCTTATGGCTATGCGTATATCAATCGCGGTATTGCCTTACACGAACTTAAACATTTTCACGCGGCGCTGAGCAGTTATGAACGTGGCATGGTCTTATTACCGGCTTATGAAGATGCTTTTTATAATTATGCCAATACTTTACAGCAATTACAGGCTTATGCGGAAGCGGCTGAATTTTATCAAAAAGCCATTGCATTACGACCCAACTTTATTGCGTCTTATTGTGGTTTAGGCGTGGCCTTGCAAGAGCTGAAACAGTATCCGGCAGCATTAACGCAATTTGATTTAGCGCTGGCACTTAATCCGCATTACGACTGCCTGCCAGGCTATAGATTCACCACACAAATGCTATTGTGCGACTGGCGAGATTTTGAGCTGGAGACACTTAAGCTTTGCACAGCAATTAACGATAAACAGCTGGTTGCCACACCTTTTACCAGCTTGCTGTTAACCGATAATCCGCAGTTACAACAAAATGCGGCACACATCTGGACACAACAGAATTATCCACCTAATCACTTACTCCCAGCCATTAGCCCTTATAACGGGCATGAGCGTATTCGCGTGGCGTATTTTTCTGCGGATTTTCGTAATCATGCTGTTGCGTCATTAACGGCACGATTGTTTGAGCTACACGATAGAAGCCGGTTTGAGATTGTAGCCTTTTCTTTTGGCCCTACAGTGGAGGACGAGATGCGCACGCGTCTGCAAGCGGGGTTTGATCATTTTTACGAGATTGGCGACCGCTCTGATGTTGAAGCGGCAGAGTTTGCCAGACAGTTGGAAATTGATATTGCGGTGGACTTGGGCGGGCATACTGCACATTGCCGAACAGGTGTATTTGCATGTCGTGCGGCACCGTTACAAGTCAATTATTTGGGGTACTCTGGCACTATGGGTGCTGAGTATATGGATTATCTAATAGCCGACCCGGTATTAATTCCGCCGGAGACACAGCCGTTTTATACAGAACAGCTGGTTTATTTACCGGATAGTTTTCTGGTTAACGATAACCAGCGCGTAATTTCGGATAGGGTTTTCAGTCGCCAGGAGATGGATTTGCCTGCCACTGGCGTGGTGTTTTGTTGCTTTAATCATCATTTTAAAATTACGCCAGAGGTGTTTGTTGCTTGGATGCGTATATTGCAGGCGGTTCCGGGCAGTGTCTTGTGGCTTTCCAACAGTCCGCATGCGGCAGACAATTTAAGAATGGCGGCACAAGCACAGGGTATTAGCGCAGATCGCCTGATATTTGCGCAGCGGCTGCCCTGCTCCGCTGAGCATTTGGCCAGACACCGTTTGGCCGATCTATTTCTGGATACTTGCCCGTATAACGCGCATACCACTGCCGCAGATGCACTATGGGCAGGATTGCCTGTATTAACTTGTGCAGGGGAAGCGTTTGCCAGCCGGGTGGCGGCCAGTTTGTTGAGTGCACTGGATTTACCCGAGTTGATTGTAAATACACCGCAAGCTTATGAAGAGCAGGCGATTGAACTGGCTTTACAGCCAGAAAAACTGGCAAAGTTGAAAGCAAAACTGGCAGAAAATCGATTAAATGCGGCATTGTTTGATACTGAACGTTATACAAAAAATCTGGAAGCGGCTTTTATAGCAATGCATAAGCGAAATCATGCCGGCTTGGCTCCCGAGCATTTAAAGGTTATGTAG
- a CDS encoding FKBP-type peptidyl-prolyl cis-trans isomerase, translated as MKTHCAIIFFLTWGLFTAAHADKQALQTESQKISYALGVDYIKGLLEDELELDNRAFLQGIQDMQAGKTSRLTAAETKTALDMFVVQRIRIRQNKTLETLAAGQRFLDENQNREGVHVLPRGLQYKVLTQGSGTTSPTMDDGVSVRYRLSDLDGNELLKSPADGKPKKLVIKHLISGWQQALQQMKPGDKWQLFTPPNLAYGENGSPDGRIKPNQTLVYELELVDIVSADEAQQEMDKPTAITTKN; from the coding sequence ATGAAAACACATTGCGCTATTATTTTTTTCCTGACCTGGGGCCTGTTCACAGCCGCCCATGCAGACAAACAGGCACTGCAAACCGAATCACAAAAAATCAGTTACGCCTTAGGGGTTGACTATATCAAAGGCTTGCTGGAAGACGAATTAGAACTGGATAACCGCGCCTTTTTGCAAGGTATTCAGGATATGCAGGCTGGCAAAACCTCGCGCCTGACCGCAGCCGAAACCAAAACTGCCCTGGATATGTTTGTAGTGCAGCGTATCCGTATCCGCCAAAACAAAACCCTGGAAACCTTGGCTGCCGGTCAACGCTTTCTGGACGAAAACCAAAACCGCGAAGGTGTGCATGTATTACCCAGAGGTCTGCAATATAAAGTGTTGACTCAGGGCAGTGGCACCACCTCGCCCACCATGGACGATGGCGTCAGCGTGCGTTACCGCTTAAGCGATCTGGATGGCAACGAACTACTTAAATCCCCCGCCGATGGCAAACCCAAAAAATTAGTCATCAAACATTTAATCAGCGGCTGGCAACAAGCCCTGCAACAAATGAAACCTGGCGACAAATGGCAGCTATTTACCCCGCCAAATCTCGCCTACGGCGAAAACGGCAGCCCCGACGGCCGCATCAAACCCAACCAAACCTTGGTATACGAACTGGAACTGGTAGACATCGTCAGCGCCGACGAAGCCCAACAAGAAATGGACAAACCCACAGCAATCACCACTAAGAATTAA
- a CDS encoding DUF4266 domain-containing protein yields the protein MHNLTLPLFLTLGTLSCACTEVQPWERGNLAKPVMAADPLPLQSAIRQHNYASREAAGAASSGASGGGCGCN from the coding sequence ATGCACAACCTGACCCTGCCCCTATTCCTGACACTGGGCACTCTATCCTGCGCATGTACCGAAGTACAACCCTGGGAACGCGGTAATCTGGCCAAACCGGTCATGGCGGCAGACCCACTACCTTTACAATCGGCCATCCGCCAGCATAACTACGCCAGCCGCGAAGCCGCCGGTGCCGCCAGCTCCGGTGCCTCAGGAGGTGGCTGTGGTTGTAACTAA
- a CDS encoding HEAT repeat domain-containing protein, whose protein sequence is MTYRKRIARSLLKLSIAAVCCLLINSSADADLLPASKLKISQMPGRNTLHIQATQIPLSQLLAKLAVNTHTNLHYAALSVDSTITGDCLADLLSELMTCLLGKPVNSVVRYSAQGHAEEAWLLGAEWDGKKAKPQYVDVNTANLQADPENNILLEQAQSDDPATRASAITNLGVSGLEDKALASKLLTEALNDQNPDIRAKAIASLTNLQGNNAKPQLLSMLNDDNQDVRMAAVVAGYNNPDFLLQAQNDSDAQIRAMAEMSLARLDKTNNTSTP, encoded by the coding sequence ATGACATACCGCAAGCGCATAGCAAGATCGCTACTCAAGCTAAGCATAGCGGCTGTTTGCTGTTTACTCATCAATAGTAGCGCCGATGCCGATCTGCTACCCGCAAGTAAACTTAAAATCAGCCAAATGCCGGGTCGCAACACCCTGCATATTCAGGCCACGCAAATACCGTTGTCACAACTGCTGGCAAAGTTGGCGGTTAATACCCATACCAACCTGCACTATGCCGCACTGTCTGTAGACAGCACCATCACGGGCGATTGCTTAGCCGACTTGCTCAGCGAACTGATGACTTGTTTATTAGGTAAACCGGTAAACAGTGTGGTGCGCTACTCCGCACAAGGCCATGCCGAAGAAGCCTGGCTATTAGGCGCAGAATGGGATGGCAAAAAAGCCAAACCGCAATATGTCGATGTAAACACTGCCAATCTGCAAGCCGATCCAGAAAACAACATCCTGTTAGAACAAGCGCAATCCGACGATCCAGCAACCCGCGCCAGCGCCATCACCAATCTTGGCGTCTCAGGGCTGGAAGACAAAGCCCTGGCCAGCAAATTACTCACCGAAGCGCTAAACGATCAAAACCCCGATATCCGCGCCAAAGCCATCGCCAGCCTCACCAATCTGCAAGGTAACAATGCCAAACCGCAATTGCTCAGCATGCTAAACGACGATAACCAGGATGTGCGCATGGCCGCCGTGGTTGCCGGTTACAACAACCCGGATTTTCTGTTGCAAGCCCAAAACGACAGCGATGCCCAAATTCGCGCCATGGCAGAAATGAGCCTGGCGCGTCTGGATAAAACCAACAACACCAGTACACCATGA
- a CDS encoding dihydroorotate dehydrogenase-like protein: MVDLATEYLGLKLANPLVPSASPLSKNLDTAIRLEDAGASALVMYSLFEEKIEAEHQQMERFFYSQSIGHGEADSFHPVPDKIKTYQDQYLENLQRLKSCLSIPVIASLNGTSLGGWIEYGLALQQAGADALELNIYHLAANVSESSETVENRYLDILRELKKIVSIPLTLKLSPQFSSPLNFAQRLEAAGANGLALFNRFYQPDIDLETLQVVPKLELSTSSEALLRIRWTALLYKRTNLSLAVTGGFHTTSDVLKALLAGADVVHLCSALLEHGPSRLSSILDDLVDWLTLHDYQSIQQLKGSVSHQHAINPSDYERANYVQVLDNYSHGKGVLW, from the coding sequence ATGGTTGATCTAGCCACTGAATATCTCGGTCTAAAGCTAGCAAATCCTTTGGTACCTTCCGCTTCACCGTTAAGTAAGAATCTGGATACGGCTATTAGGCTTGAAGATGCGGGCGCATCGGCTCTGGTAATGTATTCGTTGTTCGAAGAAAAAATAGAAGCCGAACACCAGCAAATGGAGCGTTTTTTTTATTCGCAATCTATTGGTCATGGCGAAGCAGACTCCTTTCATCCGGTACCCGATAAGATTAAAACCTATCAAGATCAATATCTGGAAAACTTGCAGAGGCTGAAAAGCTGTCTGTCTATTCCAGTGATTGCCAGCCTGAACGGTACTTCTCTGGGGGGATGGATAGAATATGGCTTGGCTTTGCAGCAAGCAGGCGCTGATGCCCTGGAATTGAATATTTATCATCTGGCTGCCAATGTCAGCGAAAGCAGTGAAACAGTAGAAAATCGTTATCTGGATATTTTGCGGGAACTGAAAAAAATCGTTAGCATTCCTTTAACGCTAAAATTATCGCCACAATTTAGTTCGCCTTTAAATTTTGCGCAGCGATTGGAAGCAGCGGGTGCCAATGGCTTAGCGCTATTTAACCGATTTTACCAGCCAGATATCGATTTGGAAACCTTACAGGTAGTGCCAAAATTGGAGTTGTCCACCTCCTCAGAAGCCTTGTTACGCATCCGCTGGACCGCCTTGTTGTATAAACGTACCAATTTATCACTAGCGGTTACGGGTGGTTTTCATACCACGAGTGATGTATTAAAAGCGCTGCTGGCAGGTGCCGATGTCGTGCATTTATGTAGCGCTTTGCTGGAGCATGGCCCCAGTCGCTTATCCAGTATTCTGGATGATTTGGTAGATTGGTTAACCCTGCATGACTATCAATCCATCCAACAACTTAAAGGTAGTGTTAGTCATCAACACGCCATCAATCCCAGCGATTACGAACGTGCCAATTACGTACAAGTATTAGATAACTACTCGCATGGCAAAGGTGTACTATGGTAA
- a CDS encoding tetratricopeptide repeat protein, producing MSTSTFMPNPAESLFNEGNLLQEQRRFQEALDCYAKALTLQANFPEALWKRGNALLSLGQLTTAVDSYNQALLLRPAYAEALNNRGIALQNLGQLDQALLSFDAAIAINPDYANAYNNRGLVLKALGRIPEELACYTQAIRFKPDFAEAFNNQGLALYGLQQYSQAAESFSQALAIKPGYAKAHYNLGNVLTAQQLYAQAVTHYETAVSLQPQFVEAYMYCGLAYKNLQNFQAALLCFDQAIKLSPNYAEAHHNRGLALHCLHRYVEALDSYAHGYALKPEQDEAYFTNRGLSFLALGKHTEAIDCFERVLAINPQHVEACFNYANALNNLQRYREALPVYQRVIALQPELAFAYLQLGKVQHQLKYFFAALDSYRQTMKLVPEHAEAYFLCGNTLQQIHQYQGAADNYRLALVHQPDHVAAHFGLGLALHELKRYQEACVVYDQATALDPDYQFLAGARFSTKIQICDWRDYAQETAHLLSRIAEGEKTLSPFTLLAMTDNLAVQGKIAALWTGLNYPERFELPALAPYTNHTRIRVGFFSADFRNHPVAFLTAQMFELFDRSQFELLAFSFGPEAKDEMRVRLEAGFDQFHNINGKSDYEVALLARQLELDIAVDLSGLTGYCRTGIFSYRPAPTQVNYLGYAGSVPVTYMDYIIGDPVLIPAHCMHLYSEKVVHLPDSFMVTDSQRQIADKVFSRAEMGLPETGVVFCCFNNHFKITPYVFASWMRILQAVPGSVLWFSPNPEAETNLKQAAEQQGISGERLLFSQRLPSIAEHLARHQLADLFLDTLPYNAHATAMDALWAGLPVLTCAGESFASRVAASLLSALGLPELIVYTPQAYEEQAIELALQPEKLAKLKAKLAENRLNAALFDTERYTRNLEAAFIAMHKRNHAGLAPEHLRVM from the coding sequence ATGTCTACCAGCACCTTTATGCCCAACCCTGCCGAATCTTTATTCAATGAAGGCAATCTGTTACAGGAACAGCGTCGTTTTCAGGAAGCGCTAGATTGTTACGCCAAGGCACTGACTTTACAAGCCAACTTTCCAGAGGCTTTGTGGAAACGGGGTAATGCTTTGTTAAGCTTAGGCCAGTTAACGACTGCGGTTGACAGTTATAACCAGGCACTGTTGTTACGCCCTGCTTATGCCGAGGCGTTAAATAACCGTGGGATTGCGTTACAAAATTTGGGGCAGCTAGACCAGGCATTGCTTAGCTTTGATGCTGCCATTGCCATCAATCCTGACTATGCAAATGCCTATAATAATCGTGGTTTGGTGTTAAAGGCGCTAGGACGCATACCGGAAGAACTGGCCTGTTATACGCAGGCCATCCGTTTTAAACCTGATTTTGCCGAGGCGTTTAATAATCAAGGTTTAGCCTTGTACGGTCTGCAACAGTATTCGCAAGCGGCAGAAAGCTTTAGCCAAGCGCTTGCCATTAAACCCGGTTATGCGAAAGCACATTACAATCTGGGCAATGTGCTGACTGCACAGCAGCTGTATGCGCAAGCTGTCACCCATTACGAAACCGCCGTTAGCTTGCAGCCGCAATTTGTTGAAGCGTATATGTATTGCGGATTGGCTTATAAGAATTTACAGAATTTTCAGGCCGCCCTGCTGTGTTTTGACCAGGCTATCAAGCTTAGCCCGAATTATGCCGAAGCACATCATAACCGTGGATTGGCCTTACACTGTTTGCATCGCTACGTGGAGGCGCTAGACAGCTATGCTCACGGTTATGCCCTAAAACCTGAGCAAGATGAGGCTTATTTTACCAACCGGGGCTTATCTTTTCTGGCTTTGGGCAAGCATACGGAAGCCATTGACTGTTTTGAACGTGTGTTGGCTATTAACCCACAGCATGTGGAGGCGTGTTTTAATTATGCCAACGCACTGAATAATCTGCAACGCTACCGAGAAGCATTACCGGTTTATCAACGCGTAATTGCTTTGCAACCCGAACTTGCCTTTGCCTATTTGCAATTGGGTAAGGTTCAACATCAGCTCAAGTATTTTTTCGCAGCCTTGGACAGTTATCGGCAGACTATGAAATTAGTACCCGAACATGCAGAAGCCTATTTTCTATGTGGCAATACCTTACAACAAATTCATCAATATCAGGGGGCTGCTGATAACTATCGCCTGGCATTGGTTCATCAACCAGACCATGTGGCCGCGCATTTTGGATTGGGGCTGGCACTGCATGAGTTGAAACGCTACCAAGAGGCTTGCGTGGTGTATGATCAGGCCACAGCCTTAGACCCCGATTATCAGTTTTTAGCGGGGGCGCGTTTTTCCACCAAAATACAAATTTGCGATTGGCGCGATTATGCACAGGAAACAGCACATTTACTGTCACGAATTGCTGAGGGTGAAAAAACTTTATCGCCATTTACGCTGCTGGCTATGACCGACAATTTAGCGGTGCAAGGCAAAATTGCGGCACTATGGACCGGCTTGAATTATCCGGAAAGATTTGAGCTGCCAGCATTAGCACCTTATACAAACCACACGCGGATACGGGTTGGCTTTTTTTCTGCCGATTTTCGTAATCACCCAGTGGCTTTTTTAACCGCGCAAATGTTCGAACTGTTTGACAGAAGCCAGTTTGAGCTGTTGGCCTTTTCTTTTGGGCCAGAGGCAAAGGATGAAATGCGGGTGCGCCTGGAGGCAGGTTTTGATCAGTTTCACAATATTAACGGCAAATCTGACTATGAGGTAGCCTTACTGGCCAGACAACTGGAACTGGATATTGCGGTGGACTTGAGCGGATTAACCGGGTATTGCCGTACTGGCATTTTTTCTTATCGCCCGGCACCAACACAGGTTAACTATTTGGGTTATGCCGGTAGCGTGCCGGTAACGTATATGGATTACATTATTGGCGATCCGGTATTGATTCCCGCACACTGCATGCATCTTTATAGTGAAAAGGTGGTGCATTTACCGGATAGTTTTATGGTAACCGACAGCCAGCGCCAGATTGCGGATAAGGTATTCAGCCGAGCCGAAATGGGGTTACCGGAAACGGGTGTGGTATTTTGTTGTTTTAATAATCATTTCAAGATTACACCTTACGTTTTTGCTAGCTGGATGCGCATTTTGCAAGCGGTGCCCGGTAGTGTACTGTGGTTTTCGCCTAATCCTGAAGCAGAAACCAATCTGAAACAAGCCGCCGAGCAGCAAGGCATAAGTGGCGAGCGTTTGCTATTCTCGCAACGTTTGCCATCAATTGCCGAGCATTTAGCCAGACACCAGCTAGCCGATCTATTTTTGGATACCTTGCCATATAACGCACATGCCACGGCAATGGATGCCTTATGGGCGGGATTACCGGTATTAACCTGTGCCGGGGAATCTTTTGCCAGCCGGGTGGCGGCCAGTTTGTTGAGCGCACTGGGATTACCTGAGTTGATTGTATATACACCGCAAGCTTATGAAGAGCAGGCGATTGAACTGGCTTTACAGCCGGAAAAACTGGCAAAGTTGAAGGCTAAACTGGCAGAAAATCGATTGAATGCGGCGTTGTTTGATACAGAGCGTTATACACGAAATCTTGAGGCGGCTTTTATAGCCATGCATAAGCGAAATCATGCCGGCTTGGCACCTGAGCATTTAAGGGTTATGTAG